A genome region from Hevea brasiliensis isolate MT/VB/25A 57/8 chromosome 7, ASM3005281v1, whole genome shotgun sequence includes the following:
- the LOC110671015 gene encoding 60S ribosomal protein L30 → MAVGKKTKKTHESVNNRLALVMKSGRFTLGYKTVLRSLRSSKGKLIIISNNCPPLRKSEIEYYAMLAKVGVHHYNGNNIDLGTACGKYFRVSCLSIIDPGDSDIMKSLPGDH, encoded by the exons ATGGCTGTTGGCAAGAAAACT AAGAAGACCCATGAGAGCGTCAACAACAGGCTTGCTCTGGTGATGAAGAGTGGAAGGTTCACTCTCGGCTACAAAACCGTGCTTCGCTCTCTCAGAAGTTCTAAAG GAAAActcattataatttcaaacaattGCCCACCGCTTAGAAAATCCGAGATTGAGTATTATGCCATGCTTGCAAAGGTTGGCGTCCACCATTACAATGGAA ACAATATTGACTTGGGAACTGCTTGTGGCAAGTATTTCCGTGTTTCTTGCTTGAGTATTATTGACCCAG GTGATTCTGATATCATGAAGAGCCTCCCTGGTGATCACTAA
- the LOC110671019 gene encoding LOW QUALITY PROTEIN: uncharacterized protein LOC110671019 (The sequence of the model RefSeq protein was modified relative to this genomic sequence to represent the inferred CDS: substituted 1 base at 1 genomic stop codon), giving the protein MNSVFSEQILADKLSKLNSTQQCIETLSHWCIFHQSKAEQVVATWDKQFHSSQMTLKVPLLYLANDILQNSKRKGNEFVSEFWKVLPTALKEVVEKGDDRGKSVVSRLVNIWEERRVFGSRAXSLKDVMLSEDVPPPLEFSKKRSRSVKIVKRDSRSIRTKLTIGGAAEKIVSAFHLVVSEHLTEEAEMSNCKSAVNRVRKMEKDVDIACSNGKDPKRKILAKDLEEEENLLKQCIEKLKSVEASRVALVSQLKEALHEQESELENIRTQMQVAQAQAEEANNMRKRLNDEDYVPSACTSTTQLIDTNAKAGQTTKRTAAAIAAEVADKLAASSSSQMIMHSVLSTFAAEEAKNAGLTKVSTPSNSLAAVPTNSVIDSLSKPEKSLAISDPSVFMPAGSLSAPSNHSYQPVLLSPPTMQNQAHSSQAQFHMLPNPSQQYLQPSGGIMTPYGYGSISPLPPGPPPPPPYMVSPMVSLAQQPSQITQQQQMPMAQQQAPITRQQPMPLNQQAPGPPSFRSLQPPVMVYYGHPPHS; this is encoded by the exons ATGAATAGTGTTTTCAGTGAACAGATACTTGCAGACAAGCTTTCTAAGCTGAACAGCACCCAACAATGTATTGAAA CTTTGTCACATTGGTGCATATTTCATCAAAGCAAAGCAGAGCAAGTTGTTGCAACATGGGATAAACAATTCCACAGTTCACAGATGACTCTAAAAGTTCCTTTATTGTATCTTGCAAATGATATCCTACAGAACAGTAAGCGTAAAGGAAATGAATTTGTCTCAGAGTTTTGGAAGGTTCTTCCTACAGCACttaaagaagttgttgagaaaggTGATGATCGGGGCAAGAGTGTGGTCTCTCGATTG GTGAACATATGGGAAGAAAGGAGAGTATTTGGATCCCGTGCTTGAAGCCTCAAAGATGTAATGCTCAGTGAAGATGTACCTCCACCATTGGAGTTCAGCAAAAAACGTTCTCGCTCTGTAAAAATTGTGAAACGGGATTCTCGATCCATTAGAACG AAATTGACCATTGGAGGTGCTGCGGAAAAAATTGTATCAGCATTTCACTTGGTGGTCAGTGAACATCTCACTGAAGAAGCAGAGATGAGTAATTGTAAGTCTGCAGTCAACCGTGTGAGGAAGATGGAGAAAGATGTTGATATTGCCTGTAGTAATG GAAAAGAtccaaaaagaaaaattttagccaAAGACCTAGAGGAGGAAGAAAATCTTTTGAAGCAATGTATTGAGAAACTAAAATCAGTTGAAGCAAGTAGAGTAGCACTTGTGTCTCAGTTAAAAGAAGCTCTACACGAACAG GAGTCCGAACTGGAGAATATTCGAACTCAGATGCAG GTTGCCCAGGCACAAGCTGAGGAAGCCAACAACATGCGAAAGCGGCTTAATGATGAAGATTATGTACCCAGTGCATGTACTTCCACAACCCAGCTCATTGATACAAATGCAAAAGCAGGACAAACAACTAAGAGGACAGCTGCAGCCATTGCTGCTGAAGTAGCAGATAAGCTTGCAGCTTCCAGTTCCTCTCAAATGATTATGCACTCTGTTCTTTCTACATTTGCAGCAGAAGAAGCAAAGAATGCTGGATTAACAAAGGTCTCAACACCGTCAAATTCATTAGCGGCCGTGCCCACGAATTCAGTTATTGATTCATTGTCAAAGCCTGAGAAGTCCTTGGCTATTTCAGATCCCAGTGTTTTTATGCCTGCAGGGTCACTTTCTGCTCCATCTAACCATTCGTATCAGCCAGTTTTGTTGTCCCCACCAACCATGCAGAACCAGGCCCATAGCTCTCAAGCTCAATTTCACATGCTTCCAAACCCATCCCAACAATATTTGCAGCCATCAGGGGGTATTATGACCCCGTATGGCTATGGAAGCATTTCTCCCTTGCCCCCGGGGCCACCCCCACCCCCACCCTACATGGTGAGTCCAATGGTTTCTTTGGCTCAACAGCCATCACAGATAACTCAGCAGCAACAAATGCCTATGGCACAGCAGCAGGCCCCAATAACTCGGCAGCAACCAATGCCTTTAAACCAACAAGCACCAGGTCCTCCTAGTTTTCGCTCTCTTCAGCCACCTGTGATGGTGTATTATGGTCACCCTCCCCATTCTTAG